A genomic region of Streptococcus suis contains the following coding sequences:
- a CDS encoding lacticin 481 family lantibiotic → MNAKTNKEINYEAVATLQEVKIDDLDILLGGAGHGVNTISAECRWNSLQAIFTCC, encoded by the coding sequence ATGAATGCGAAAACTAATAAAGAAATAAATTATGAAGCAGTTGCTACACTACAAGAAGTAAAAATCGATGATCTGGATATTCTTTTAGGAGGAGCAGGTCATGGTGTTAATACTATTTCTGCGGAATGTCGTTGGAATAGTTTACAGGCAATCTTCACATGTTGTTAG
- a CDS encoding type 2 lanthipeptide synthetase LanM family protein → MVGSEILYNQFNTFQKVVLERYFPELLLEDGDIIDEIGKKILDYYRPTLIYLINEKRIEGSLVGSTPEIRYDFFNNVLCRKGIILDEIEQRFPEINHRVVLSIQKYLSLVEFVKNTFISDFSELVAKKYINSTCVTPNISDIKLNVTGDIHNGDGVCIVSYRGQKVVLKKKSAKPNILLARLDSRVSAYLDKEIHFIPSFLNKGNYFWEKFVISKPINSKNEAEEFYRRIGYLLGYSYILNISDLHFENLISSNLTPILVDVETIFSISPFDTLVGNKATFHIIEKSRDSVLSTGLLPIADSDDVFGGDTSGVLGGTFFGEVKVVVNHNRDDIRIEKKKYQIKNQEHLPYFLNSGGEKHYLNAVEYIEFIKEGFRELGNFFVKEKQYLKNLYLNHSDIQTRILFRNTKDYSLIRQLLISPVYCDKSKVLFEKMSNKLNEYDCDMLIQSEKNQLLNMDIPYFSTSINSCDITDGERKIWKLKISALNTALKKLERLSDELIEEQIDLIEFSLKTTQALYSTELQEEYRKYDCTSVDDGILNEGINALVDIILDDEKYSLEDDSTNWLTLKVNDHDAFELVPMDNSVYEGIAGMAIALSEAYDLVDPSRQERIMDCLKRILSTLLNLYTKIENPTYFVGKLGVFSAISRISLITGQRLPDDIFKIRDQYCLNLNTSQADFLSSFPNEIVAFRNTDTNIENLAQSLVKLKELGVNNNDYICWNRLEANNVSLAHGNLGVEVALLFLAYKSNRSEALDLFNKARTFENQQKLGEGWIDKRNGETSANWCHGSTGVLVARLAQLQLNDKYNILSDSEVEELRRDVEHAVKQIIEIGFDMTNFSLCHGTSGNLLALSYYLNYMENCQSKKLKGIVDREYKKLHSFGLEKGWMCSFNTKYNVYGLMTGIPGILFSTAKYLKEDKSLDILIPSV, encoded by the coding sequence ATGGTGGGTAGCGAAATTTTGTACAACCAATTTAATACTTTTCAAAAAGTAGTTCTTGAAAGATACTTTCCAGAACTATTACTGGAGGATGGTGATATCATTGATGAGATTGGGAAAAAGATTTTAGATTATTATCGTCCGACGCTAATTTATTTAATAAATGAGAAGCGGATTGAAGGAAGTCTAGTAGGGTCTACACCAGAGATTCGTTATGACTTTTTTAATAATGTCTTATGTAGGAAAGGTATAATATTGGATGAGATTGAGCAACGTTTCCCAGAAATAAATCATCGCGTTGTACTCAGTATTCAAAAATATTTAAGTTTGGTTGAATTTGTAAAAAATACATTTATTTCTGACTTTTCAGAATTAGTAGCAAAAAAGTACATTAATAGTACGTGCGTGACTCCTAACATAAGTGATATCAAACTTAATGTTACTGGAGATATTCACAATGGTGACGGAGTATGTATTGTATCTTACCGAGGACAAAAGGTTGTATTAAAAAAGAAATCAGCTAAACCAAACATACTTTTGGCTCGATTAGATTCTAGAGTCAGTGCTTATCTAGATAAAGAAATTCATTTTATTCCTAGTTTTTTGAATAAAGGAAATTATTTTTGGGAAAAATTCGTAATTAGTAAGCCTATTAATTCAAAAAATGAAGCTGAGGAATTTTATCGTAGAATCGGTTATTTATTAGGATATTCCTACATTTTAAATATTTCAGACTTACATTTTGAAAATTTAATCTCTTCAAATCTTACACCTATTTTGGTTGATGTCGAAACAATTTTTTCTATCTCACCATTTGATACGTTGGTTGGTAATAAAGCAACATTTCATATTATAGAAAAAAGTAGAGACTCCGTACTTTCCACTGGTCTTCTTCCAATTGCTGACTCAGATGATGTTTTTGGCGGGGATACTAGTGGAGTTCTTGGGGGAACATTCTTTGGGGAAGTAAAAGTTGTTGTTAATCATAATCGGGATGACATCCGTATCGAAAAGAAAAAATATCAGATAAAAAATCAAGAACATTTACCCTATTTTCTTAATTCAGGAGGAGAGAAGCATTATCTTAATGCGGTAGAATATATTGAATTCATTAAAGAGGGATTCCGAGAATTGGGGAATTTTTTTGTCAAGGAAAAACAATACCTTAAAAATCTTTATTTAAATCATAGCGATATTCAGACTAGAATTTTATTTCGAAACACTAAGGATTATAGTTTAATACGACAATTACTAATATCTCCCGTATACTGCGATAAGTCGAAAGTGCTATTTGAAAAAATGTCAAATAAACTAAATGAATATGACTGTGATATGTTAATCCAGTCAGAAAAAAATCAGCTATTAAACATGGATATTCCATATTTTAGCACAAGCATTAATAGCTGTGATATTACAGATGGAGAGAGAAAAATTTGGAAATTAAAAATCTCAGCGTTAAATACGGCTCTTAAAAAGTTAGAGAGGCTTAGTGATGAATTAATTGAGGAACAGATTGATTTGATAGAATTTTCACTAAAAACTACACAAGCTTTGTATAGTACAGAGCTTCAAGAAGAATATAGAAAATATGACTGTACTAGTGTTGATGACGGTATATTAAATGAAGGTATTAATGCGTTAGTAGATATCATCTTGGATGATGAGAAATATTCATTGGAAGATGATAGTACAAATTGGTTAACTTTAAAAGTTAATGATCACGACGCTTTTGAATTAGTTCCAATGGATAATTCAGTATACGAAGGAATCGCTGGCATGGCTATTGCTTTATCTGAAGCTTATGATTTAGTTGATCCTTCTAGACAAGAGAGAATTATGGATTGTTTGAAGCGAATACTATCAACTTTATTAAATTTATATACTAAAATAGAAAATCCAACATACTTCGTTGGAAAATTAGGAGTTTTTTCTGCTATTTCTAGAATTAGCTTGATTACAGGTCAGAGACTTCCAGATGATATATTTAAAATTAGAGATCAATATTGTTTAAATTTAAATACATCGCAAGCTGATTTTTTATCAAGTTTTCCGAATGAAATTGTTGCATTCAGGAATACAGACACAAATATAGAGAATCTAGCTCAATCACTAGTTAAACTTAAAGAATTAGGTGTCAATAACAATGATTATATATGTTGGAATCGATTAGAAGCAAATAATGTCAGCCTTGCCCATGGGAATTTAGGAGTAGAAGTAGCCTTGTTGTTTTTAGCATATAAATCTAATCGTTCAGAGGCCTTAGATCTATTTAATAAGGCTAGAACTTTTGAAAATCAACAAAAACTAGGTGAAGGCTGGATTGATAAAAGGAATGGTGAAACAAGTGCGAATTGGTGCCACGGTTCTACAGGGGTATTAGTTGCAAGGTTGGCACAGCTGCAATTAAATGATAAATATAATATTTTATCTGATTCTGAGGTAGAAGAATTGAGAAGAGATGTAGAGCATGCTGTAAAACAAATTATTGAAATTGGTTTTGATATGACTAATTTTTCGCTGTGCCATGGTACCAGTGGAAATTTATTAGCTCTCAGTTATTATTTAAATTATATGGAGAATTGCCAGTCCAAAAAACTCAAAGGTATTGTAGATCGAGAATACAAAAAGTTACATTCATTTGGTTTAGAAAAAGGCTGGATGTGCAGCTTTAATACAAAATATAATGTTTATGGCTTAATGACTGGGATTCCAGGAATTTTGTTTTCTACAGCTAAATATCTAAAAGAAGATAAATCGCTTGATATTCTTATTCCTAGCGTATGA
- a CDS encoding cysteine peptidase family C39 domain-containing protein, whose product MKIILQNNEEDCLLACYTMMLNDLGHRIPLHEVCNKDSLPADGLSLSYLLTLNDRFGVTINAYRTSFDDLLKIYEETKRRMIIHWNNDHFVVLEKIKTDRVLIVDPAIGRIRYHKSEFMEHYSGTMIMVNKGNEFKPERYNPIFWSYFKKTLQVKPISLFILSLLFIQASVLLFSINLRQMLTDEFKFSANLFLLSFVLVFQLLGYFVKNKALNKYNRDFDKYYSKELFIRLLKKPLLYFRNHLSGGVSEKINLKSILRDNVTLKIIPSFISLISALVIFIYLMTISVKLTVILVVMISVYSIFSILLYYKQSEYNQTYLQYLIDFNSELQTDLDDIDYIKIMRKEDKIFNSWVTVNNKVTTKYSQILRIENLSQLIGTIFNYISLSSIIVISVYYNNYIEVSLSDLLVYQTSISLLISAIEQVKGAIFEILRLEIYAEKQSDLLKDSAPITVPSSESNDYLIQTDNLNFSYGNKPIYKNINLTVKKGEKIAIVGKSGSGKSTLLLLLAGMLRYNGSIRYGIVGFEDYISVVLQNMTLRKGSILENLEWTSNDLSPLYQILKDTAADEVISQLPNKIYSKLLKQGKNLSGGQIQKLLIAKSLIKDNGIVFWDEAFSNLDEHSKNRIYENVLQSSRYSDKTMLIVSHHLDIVNFVDNVIFIDEESGEVIKDSHKNLMETNVNYGKFICSSF is encoded by the coding sequence ATGAAGATTATTTTGCAAAACAATGAAGAAGATTGTCTTCTAGCTTGTTATACTATGATGTTGAATGACCTTGGACACCGAATCCCTTTACATGAAGTCTGTAATAAAGATTCATTACCAGCAGATGGTCTAAGTTTATCTTATCTACTAACTTTAAATGATAGATTTGGAGTGACTATAAATGCTTATCGAACTTCATTTGATGATTTATTGAAAATTTACGAAGAAACCAAAAGAAGAATGATTATTCACTGGAATAACGATCATTTTGTAGTTCTAGAAAAAATTAAAACTGACCGAGTCCTAATTGTAGATCCTGCAATTGGCCGAATTAGATACCATAAAAGTGAGTTTATGGAACATTATTCTGGAACGATGATTATGGTAAATAAAGGTAACGAGTTTAAGCCAGAAAGATATAACCCCATTTTTTGGAGTTATTTTAAGAAGACACTTCAGGTCAAACCCATTTCCTTATTTATTTTATCTTTGTTATTTATTCAAGCAAGTGTACTATTGTTTTCAATAAATTTAAGACAAATGCTAACAGATGAGTTCAAATTCAGTGCAAATTTATTTTTACTAAGTTTTGTTCTTGTTTTTCAACTGCTTGGATATTTTGTAAAAAATAAGGCGCTGAATAAGTATAATAGGGATTTTGACAAATATTATAGTAAAGAGTTATTTATAAGGCTTTTAAAGAAGCCTTTGTTATATTTTCGCAATCATTTAAGTGGTGGGGTTTCTGAAAAGATTAATCTAAAATCAATATTAAGAGATAATGTTACATTAAAAATTATACCGTCGTTTATAAGTTTAATTTCAGCCTTGGTAATTTTTATCTATTTAATGACAATCTCTGTAAAATTAACAGTGATTTTAGTTGTGATGATCTCTGTCTATAGTATATTTTCGATACTGTTATATTATAAACAAAGCGAATACAATCAAACGTATTTGCAATATCTTATCGATTTTAATTCGGAATTACAAACCGATTTGGACGATATTGACTATATAAAGATAATGAGAAAAGAAGATAAAATTTTCAATTCTTGGGTGACAGTCAATAATAAAGTCACAACAAAATACTCTCAAATTTTGAGAATTGAAAATCTATCTCAATTGATTGGAACTATATTTAACTACATCAGTTTATCTTCTATTATAGTTATATCAGTTTATTACAATAACTATATAGAAGTATCACTTTCGGACTTACTTGTATATCAAACTAGCATTTCATTATTGATTTCGGCAATTGAACAGGTGAAAGGAGCAATTTTCGAAATACTTCGATTGGAGATTTACGCTGAAAAGCAAAGTGATTTGTTGAAAGACTCAGCACCAATTACTGTACCGAGTTCAGAATCAAACGATTATTTAATACAGACTGATAACTTAAACTTTTCTTATGGTAATAAACCAATCTATAAAAATATTAATCTTACAGTCAAAAAAGGAGAAAAAATTGCTATTGTAGGAAAATCGGGGAGTGGTAAATCTACATTACTGTTACTTCTAGCAGGCATGCTTCGTTATAATGGCTCTATTAGATATGGAATCGTAGGATTTGAGGATTATATAAGTGTGGTTTTACAGAATATGACGCTTAGAAAAGGAAGTATTTTAGAAAATCTTGAATGGACTTCTAATGATTTATCTCCTCTTTATCAAATATTGAAAGATACGGCAGCGGATGAAGTAATCTCTCAGCTACCTAACAAAATATATTCTAAATTGTTAAAACAGGGGAAAAATTTATCAGGTGGACAAATTCAGAAATTACTTATAGCAAAATCATTGATAAAAGATAACGGCATTGTTTTTTGGGATGAGGCGTTTAGTAATTTGGATGAACACAGTAAAAATAGAATTTATGAAAATGTATTACAGTCTTCTAGGTATTCGGATAAAACAATGCTGATTGTAAGTCACCATTTAGATATTGTGAATTTTGTTGACAATGTTATATTCATTGATGAGGAGTCTGGTGAAGTGATTAAAGATAGTCATAAGAATCTCATGGAAACAAATGTAAATTATGGAAAATTTATTTGTTCTAGTTTTTAA
- a CDS encoding ABC transporter ATP-binding protein, translated as MKNVIELRRLSKVYKDITTVDLEKITVREGEIYGFLGPNGAGKTTTMKMILSLISPTSGEIIVTGSNIQNGKGYLKQIGSMIEEPSYYPNLTGYENLMVFQKMVGFAKENIWPTLELVGLSEEKNRKKLVRDYSLGMKQRLALAFALVKKPKILLLDEPTNGLDPAGIHEIRELIVKLAKEEGLTVFISSHILTEIEYIADRVGIINHGRLVYEGEIEAIKANRWVEIGGDFSQNNIVQSLVEFGSVEVLGATASYVKISDIDNDKLADVVSYLTKSGYRIFRVARESETLEDIFLELTKEV; from the coding sequence ATGAAAAATGTAATTGAATTGCGTAGACTATCAAAAGTGTATAAAGATATTACCACGGTAGACTTAGAAAAGATTACCGTCCGAGAGGGTGAAATTTACGGTTTTCTTGGACCAAATGGGGCAGGTAAAACAACAACTATGAAAATGATATTGTCTCTGATTAGTCCTACTTCGGGAGAAATCATAGTAACTGGCTCTAATATACAAAATGGCAAAGGCTATCTAAAACAAATTGGGTCAATGATTGAGGAACCTTCTTATTATCCTAATCTTACAGGTTATGAAAATTTAATGGTCTTTCAGAAGATGGTAGGATTCGCAAAAGAAAATATTTGGCCAACATTAGAGTTAGTGGGATTGTCAGAAGAAAAAAATCGGAAAAAACTTGTGAGGGATTATTCACTTGGTATGAAACAAAGACTAGCACTTGCTTTTGCGTTGGTTAAGAAACCCAAAATTCTTTTACTTGATGAGCCGACCAATGGTCTTGATCCAGCCGGCATTCATGAAATTCGAGAATTAATTGTTAAATTAGCTAAAGAAGAGGGATTGACAGTATTTATTTCTAGTCATATTCTTACAGAGATTGAGTATATTGCAGACAGAGTTGGAATTATCAATCACGGACGTTTGGTTTATGAAGGAGAAATCGAAGCTATTAAAGCTAATAGGTGGGTGGAGATTGGTGGAGATTTTTCTCAGAATAATATAGTTCAGAGTTTGGTTGAGTTCGGTTCAGTAGAAGTATTAGGTGCAACTGCAAGTTATGTCAAAATAAGCGATATTGATAATGATAAATTAGCAGATGTAGTAAGTTATTTAACCAAGAGTGGTTATCGCATTTTTAGAGTGGCCAGAGAGAGTGAAACACTAGAAGATATTTTTCTAGAGTTAACCAAGGAGGTGTAG
- a CDS encoding ABC transporter permease, translating to MRGIYIEWLKSKRTKSFSIVTILIIVATLWNIVTFNSAFSSHPELKGVEILFSNQNVNLLMLPIAVCVFAARIVWNEREGQTFKLQFSNGHNLLTIFANKFLFMVIIFSFMSILEVIAICIFGQQVGIRIPFSVILFQLFAQFLSVYSLICIYLFLAIVVEKQGLLLALGLLGGFLGIVLTPRSYGFSSLINPITGFGSLAPYKYQSLGGGEFAYIFDSQLFWKLIIYSVYCLLLYAIANLVLRKRGNKDGKLF from the coding sequence ATGAGAGGTATATACATTGAATGGTTAAAAAGTAAACGAACAAAATCTTTTTCAATAGTAACTATTTTGATTATTGTTGCGACACTATGGAATATCGTTACGTTTAATTCTGCATTCTCTTCCCATCCAGAATTAAAAGGGGTAGAAATTTTATTTAGCAATCAAAATGTCAACCTCCTCATGCTTCCTATAGCAGTTTGTGTATTTGCTGCTCGCATTGTATGGAATGAGCGTGAGGGTCAGACTTTTAAGTTGCAATTTTCAAATGGTCATAATCTTCTAACTATTTTTGCCAATAAATTCTTATTTATGGTTATTATCTTTAGCTTCATGTCAATTCTAGAAGTCATTGCTATTTGTATTTTTGGTCAACAAGTAGGCATCAGAATCCCGTTCTCAGTTATTTTATTTCAACTTTTTGCCCAATTTCTTTCAGTATATTCTTTGATTTGTATCTATTTATTCTTAGCTATAGTAGTAGAAAAACAGGGTCTATTATTGGCATTAGGTTTGTTAGGTGGTTTTTTAGGCATTGTTTTGACTCCAAGAAGTTATGGCTTCAGTAGTTTGATTAATCCTATAACAGGATTTGGTAGCTTAGCACCCTATAAATATCAGTCTCTTGGTGGCGGGGAGTTTGCATACATTTTTGATAGTCAATTATTTTGGAAGTTGATAATTTATTCTGTTTATTGTTTATTGTTGTATGCTATAGCCAATCTCGTTTTGAGAAAGAGAGGGAATAAAGATGGGAAGTTATTTTAA
- a CDS encoding ABC transporter permease: protein MGSYFKAEWKKARKIQLLLIGMAFLTFSSFIGLGIYFSNRDVLVEGTQSLVLWGQLTFYNSTLLYPPMLAIIAGLLIIPEFERKNLEMLKANQVSMWKLYFGKLLCSFFIILPVQLVLLIIFIIAIHADGIILDLSLQTYIKWLLLSLLASVPIIILQSYITVKTRNFSKSIGIATVGSVLNFVLIFINEDLTKFFPYSQPMVALRSRALTDMSFGNLSIFLVVNSIFSILFYKLTVDVLEKNN, encoded by the coding sequence ATGGGAAGTTATTTTAAGGCAGAATGGAAAAAAGCTAGAAAAATCCAACTTTTGTTGATTGGAATGGCTTTTCTGACTTTTTCTAGTTTTATTGGGTTAGGAATATATTTTTCTAATAGGGATGTTTTAGTTGAAGGAACACAATCACTGGTTTTATGGGGACAATTAACATTTTATAATAGCACCTTGCTCTATCCTCCGATGCTTGCTATTATTGCTGGTTTACTGATTATACCTGAATTTGAACGAAAAAACCTTGAAATGTTGAAAGCAAACCAAGTCTCAATGTGGAAATTGTATTTTGGTAAATTATTGTGTAGTTTTTTCATTATTCTTCCAGTTCAACTAGTATTATTAATTATTTTTATTATAGCAATTCATGCTGATGGAATTATTCTGGATTTGAGTTTACAGACGTATATTAAATGGCTATTATTGTCACTTTTAGCATCTGTTCCAATAATTATTCTTCAATCGTATATAACAGTGAAAACAAGAAATTTCAGTAAAAGTATTGGAATTGCGACAGTTGGAAGTGTATTGAATTTTGTACTTATCTTTATCAATGAAGATTTAACAAAATTTTTCCCTTATTCTCAGCCAATGGTTGCACTCCGAAGTAGAGCATTAACAGATATGTCTTTTGGTAATTTATCTATTTTTCTGGTAGTAAATAGTATATTTTCTATCCTTTTTTATAAATTAACAGTAGATGTTTTGGAAAAAAATAATTAG
- a CDS encoding helix-turn-helix domain-containing protein, producing the protein MYRRIRDIREDHDLTQQNVSDYLSITRSAYAKIERGEHTLSAEVLIQLSNLYNVSTDYLLGQTDFPHRIKNNLK; encoded by the coding sequence ATGTATCGGCGAATAAGAGATATACGAGAGGATCATGACTTAACTCAGCAGAATGTATCCGATTATCTTAGTATTACACGTTCAGCATACGCAAAGATTGAGCGAGGTGAACATACATTATCGGCTGAAGTGCTAATACAACTCTCGAATCTTTACAACGTCAGTACAGATTATTTGTTGGGGCAAACTGACTTTCCCCACCGAATAAAGAATAATTTAAAATAG
- a CDS encoding DUF3173 family protein, with translation MRTATYKDLMNLGFPEHTSRDIIREAKRIAVKKFEEARKVDHNAVQLSKSPFDNRRLGIAPAEIVEQLIGIPLSK, from the coding sequence ATGAGAACTGCTACATATAAAGATTTAATGAATTTAGGATTTCCTGAACATACCTCTAGAGACATTATTCGAGAAGCTAAAAGAATTGCTGTAAAAAAGTTTGAAGAAGCTCGCAAAGTTGACCATAATGCGGTACAATTAAGTAAATCGCCCTTTGACAATCGAAGACTAGGTATCGCACCAGCAGAAATTGTGGAACAATTAATAGGGATTCCACTATCTAAATAA
- a CDS encoding tyrosine-type recombinase/integrase, with protein MVTKSSKKYKGVYCDNKGKIFYQIDLGIDPVTGKRVQKKARKNQYGKTFETMKEAYDELVRIKYEFANKVSLENYNMTFENYMNKIYLRAYKQKVQSVTYKTALPHHKLFIQYFGSKPLKAITPRDCEAFRLHIIENYSENYAKNLWSRFKACMGYAERLGYISDMPCKALDNPRGKHPETPFWTYAEFQTFIKSFDLHDYEELQRFTAIWLYYMTGVRVSEGLSLCWEDIDFDKKFLKVHTTLEKDENGNWYRKDQTKTPAGERLIELDDITIEVLQVWRKNQFANQDTDFIISRFGDPFCKSTICRIIKRKAQQVGVPVITGKGLRHSHASYLINVLKKDILYVARRMGHADKSTTLNTYSHWFNALDKTVSEEITQNIKSAGLDSILCQNSCQTSNL; from the coding sequence ATGGTAACAAAAAGTAGTAAAAAATACAAAGGTGTTTATTGTGATAATAAGGGAAAGATATTTTATCAGATTGATCTTGGAATCGACCCAGTAACTGGCAAAAGGGTACAAAAGAAAGCTAGAAAAAATCAATATGGTAAAACCTTTGAAACAATGAAAGAAGCATATGACGAATTAGTTCGTATAAAATATGAATTTGCCAACAAAGTCAGTTTAGAAAATTACAATATGACTTTTGAAAACTATATGAACAAAATTTATTTAAGAGCGTATAAGCAAAAAGTTCAGTCTGTGACATATAAGACGGCTCTTCCTCATCATAAACTTTTTATTCAATATTTTGGTTCAAAGCCATTAAAAGCAATAACTCCTAGAGATTGCGAGGCTTTTAGATTGCATATCATAGAAAATTATTCTGAAAACTATGCGAAAAATTTATGGTCAAGGTTTAAAGCTTGTATGGGTTATGCAGAAAGACTTGGCTATATTTCAGATATGCCTTGTAAAGCATTAGATAATCCTAGAGGTAAGCATCCAGAAACTCCATTTTGGACCTATGCGGAGTTTCAGACATTTATCAAATCATTTGACTTACATGATTATGAAGAATTACAACGATTTACTGCCATCTGGTTATATTATATGACAGGTGTACGAGTGAGTGAAGGTTTATCTTTATGTTGGGAGGATATTGATTTTGATAAAAAATTTCTAAAGGTGCATACAACCTTGGAGAAAGATGAAAATGGAAATTGGTATCGTAAAGACCAAACAAAGACTCCAGCAGGTGAACGACTTATTGAATTGGATGATATAACTATTGAAGTACTTCAAGTTTGGCGAAAAAATCAGTTTGCAAATCAAGATACAGATTTTATCATTTCAAGATTTGGAGATCCTTTTTGTAAATCAACCATTTGTCGCATCATCAAACGTAAGGCACAACAAGTAGGAGTTCCTGTTATTACAGGTAAAGGTCTTAGACATAGTCATGCTTCTTATCTAATAAATGTTCTGAAAAAAGATATTTTATATGTGGCAAGACGAATGGGACATGCTGATAAATCAACAACTTTGAACACATATAGTCATTGGTTTAATGCTTTAGATAAAACAGTTTCTGAAGAAATCACACAAAATATTAAAAGTGCAGGACTGGATTCAATTTTATGCCAAAATTCCTGCCAAACTTCAAATTTATGA
- a CDS encoding HAD family hydrolase, with product MKSYKNYIFDFYGTLVDIRTDENKLEVWNQLTQIYNAFGCSYRPRQLKNAYHRFVEEAERSLAETVSYQYVEIDLETIFIRLLTDVPNENQSTNKPTDLETFGQVVAAIFRVLSREKLEAYENTLTSLQTLKDREARLFILSNAQRIFTQAEIEQTGCADLMEKIYISSDFKMKKPEPAFLQLVLEENNLDVEETVMIGNDLTSDIAIAHELGMDSILLNTFPYSQEEIDSYRRLGWNFEVVGDIAELL from the coding sequence ATGAAAAGTTACAAAAACTATATCTTCGATTTTTATGGTACATTGGTTGATATTCGTACAGATGAAAATAAACTAGAGGTCTGGAATCAGCTAACACAGATTTACAATGCTTTTGGTTGTTCCTATCGGCCGCGCCAGTTGAAAAATGCCTATCATCGTTTTGTAGAAGAGGCGGAGAGATCTCTCGCGGAAACAGTGAGTTATCAGTATGTCGAAATTGATTTAGAAACAATCTTCATTCGTCTATTAACGGATGTACCAAATGAAAACCAAAGTACCAATAAACCGACTGATTTAGAGACTTTTGGACAAGTAGTAGCCGCGATTTTCCGCGTACTTTCACGTGAAAAGTTAGAGGCTTATGAAAATACTCTAACTAGTCTACAGACATTAAAGGATAGAGAAGCGCGATTATTTATTCTCTCCAATGCTCAACGAATTTTTACTCAGGCAGAAATTGAACAGACAGGTTGTGCTGATTTGATGGAAAAAATTTATATCTCTTCCGACTTTAAGATGAAGAAGCCTGAACCAGCATTTCTTCAACTGGTTTTAGAGGAAAATAATCTTGATGTTGAGGAAACGGTTATGATTGGTAATGATTTGACATCCGATATAGCTATTGCTCATGAATTGGGAATGGATTCCATTTTGCTGAATACTTTCCCGTATAGTCAGGAAGAAATCGACTCTTATAGGAGACTTGGTTGGAACTTTGAGGTTGTTGGAGATATAGCGGAGCTATTGTAA